The following are encoded together in the Candidatus Tanganyikabacteria bacterium genome:
- a CDS encoding HEAT repeat domain-containing protein, translated as MTLAGSPEFTYYDILALSPRATEDQIRLAYREQARYYHPDVTQLDSAVAAAKLKIINEAYETLKDPDKRRAYDLELLAYKEAQLWSFFPAILELLAAEQCKPAFEKLKELQGLAPDSDMVKGLLATTFHLQSRLAFDAGKHQTARKFVQQALAVQFDDSDFRNQLQADLALVDQLLKEPVLAGTTATLSNLGSHDPVVLTKAVQHAEATDQGPESAQLVPELLRLAAHSPFREVRIGAIRALIVHKPDGAEALRLLVDLYTLTKKTRTLSHQLEQDKAALLKKLGRREYADVAPLLCPLAWEGTEAFRRGVVDAIGETYSGAVAEKVMPMLFSGYALVRHGAALALDKIEGHYGVADRLKGLVGLESEEARFKRKLAEIKGKAGKKVVAEAERIATFWDQPAKRGDVIRAWLKEDTPANLIEYLLVSLIDKRGGVHEVAREAFVRLGAQAVGPLCSALRDEDWLIRKLAAEILGDIRHLDSMDPLLAALDDPKPLVVKAAAYSLGELRDQKAIYPLLNLLKHEDPMVSDAAQAALNRIRGQTTKL; from the coding sequence ATGACGCTCGCCGGCAGCCCCGAATTCACCTACTACGACATCCTGGCGCTGTCGCCCAGGGCCACCGAGGACCAGATCCGCCTGGCCTACCGCGAGCAGGCTCGGTACTACCACCCCGACGTCACGCAACTGGACTCCGCGGTGGCCGCCGCGAAGCTCAAGATCATCAACGAGGCCTACGAGACCCTCAAGGATCCCGACAAACGCCGCGCCTACGATCTCGAACTGCTCGCCTACAAGGAGGCGCAGCTCTGGAGCTTCTTCCCGGCCATCCTGGAGCTGCTCGCCGCCGAGCAATGCAAGCCGGCGTTCGAGAAGCTCAAGGAGTTGCAGGGTCTGGCGCCCGACAGCGACATGGTCAAGGGTCTGCTCGCCACCACCTTCCACCTCCAGAGCCGCCTGGCCTTCGACGCCGGCAAGCACCAGACGGCGCGGAAGTTCGTGCAGCAGGCGCTCGCCGTGCAGTTCGACGACAGCGACTTCCGCAACCAGCTCCAGGCCGACCTGGCGCTGGTCGATCAGCTCCTCAAGGAGCCCGTGCTGGCCGGCACCACGGCGACCCTGTCGAACCTGGGATCGCACGATCCGGTCGTCCTCACCAAGGCGGTGCAGCATGCCGAGGCCACCGATCAGGGCCCCGAATCGGCGCAACTGGTGCCCGAACTCCTGCGCCTGGCGGCCCATTCGCCCTTCCGGGAGGTGCGCATCGGGGCCATCCGGGCGCTGATCGTCCACAAGCCCGACGGCGCGGAAGCCTTGCGGCTCCTGGTAGATCTCTACACGCTGACCAAGAAGACCCGGACGCTCTCGCACCAGCTTGAGCAGGACAAGGCGGCGCTCCTCAAGAAGCTCGGACGCCGCGAGTACGCCGATGTGGCGCCGCTGCTGTGCCCGCTGGCCTGGGAGGGGACCGAGGCGTTCCGCCGTGGCGTCGTGGACGCCATCGGCGAGACATACAGCGGCGCCGTGGCCGAGAAGGTCATGCCGATGCTGTTTTCCGGCTATGCGCTGGTGCGCCACGGCGCAGCCCTGGCCCTCGACAAGATCGAAGGCCACTACGGCGTGGCCGACCGCCTCAAGGGCCTGGTGGGCCTGGAGTCGGAGGAAGCCCGCTTCAAGCGAAAGCTGGCCGAGATCAAGGGCAAGGCCGGCAAGAAGGTCGTCGCCGAGGCCGAGCGCATCGCCACCTTCTGGGATCAGCCGGCCAAGCGCGGCGACGTCATCCGCGCCTGGCTGAAGGAAGACACTCCCGCCAACCTCATCGAGTACCTGCTCGTCTCCCTCATCGACAAGCGCGGCGGCGTGCACGAGGTCGCCCGCGAGGCATTCGTGCGCCTGGGCGCGCAGGCGGTCGGGCCGCTCTGCTCCGCCCTGCGCGACGAGGACTGGCTCATCCGGAAGCTGGCGGCCGAGATCCTGGGCGACATCCGTCACCTCGACAGCATGGATCCGCTGCTGGCGGCCCTGGACGATCCCAAGCCGCTGGTCGTCAAGGCGGCGGCGTACTCGCTGGGCGAATTGCGGGACCAGAAGGCGATCTACCCCCTGCTGAACCTGCTCAAGCACGAGGACCCCATGGTGTCCGACGCCGCCCAGGCCGCGCTCAACCGCATTCGCGGCCAGACGACGAAGCTCTGA